A stretch of the Panicum virgatum strain AP13 chromosome 9N, P.virgatum_v5, whole genome shotgun sequence genome encodes the following:
- the LOC120688976 gene encoding cystathionine gamma-synthase 1, chloroplastic-like, translating to MAPSTSLGKISLPRQQRRLLQPLSSPKHKRVAATPPAVLLQELFGDAQAAQPPKTRRASDETLAVHAGEKLGRGADGATTDSIATPIVSGTTHWFKSSEDLIAFKEGRRHSHEYGRYSNPTVKVLEDKISALERAEAVEATLVTSSGMNAIVATLLALVPPGGHIVTTTDCYSEARAFIGDRLSKMGIRSTFIDLDDMESLQAVLDQNDVTLVYADSPTNPLLKCVDIRLVAELCHRKGALVCIDSTLASPINQKPLTLGADIVVHSATKYMAGHHDVIAGCVSGSEALISKIRAWQHDLGGAISPNAAYMIIRGLKTMALRVEAHNLTALQMARLLECHPKIERVHYPGLESNPWHQVAKSQMTGYGGVVSFEVKSDLCGTMRFVDALEIPLIATSLGGCESLVQQPAVMSFWGKSDEEKARNGIKDNLVRFSFGIEKFEDLRDDVLQALEKI from the exons ATGGCTCCGTCCACCTCCCTTGGCAAGATCTCGCTCCCGAggcagcagcgccgcctcctccagcctCTCAGCTCTCCAAAGCACAAGCGCGTTGCCGCCACACCCCCGGCTGTGTTGCTCCAAGAGTTGTTCGGGGATGCTCAGGCAGCTCAGCCTCCCAAGACGAGACGCGCCTCCGACGAGACTCTAGCCGTTCACGCTGGGGAGAAGCTCGGGAGGGGCGCGGACGGGGCCACCACGGACTCGATCGCGACGCCAATTGTGAGCGGCACAACGCACTGGTTCAAGAGCTCCGAGGACCTCATCGCCTTCAAGGAAGGCCGGCGCCATAGCCACGAGTACGGCCGGTACAGCAACCCGACGGTGAAGGTCCTGGAGGACAAGATCAGCGCGCTGGAGAGAGCCGAGGCTgtag agGCGACCCTAGTCACGTCGTCAGGCATGAACGCCATCGTGGCAACTCTGCTCGCGCTCGTGCCGCCGGGCGGCCACATCGTGACGACCACTGACTGCTACAGCGAGGCGCGCGCCTTCATCGGCGATAGGCTCTCCAAGATGGGCATCAGGTCCACATTCATCGACCTCGACGACATGGAGTCGCTACAGGCCGTCCTTGACCAGAATGATGTGACTCTCGTCTACGCCGACTCCCCCACAAACCCACTGCTCAAGTGCGTGGACATCAGGCTGGTTGCGGAGTTGTGCCACCGGAAGGGTGCCCTTGTGTGCATCGACAGCACGCTCGCGTCGCCCATCAACCAGAAGCCGCTCACCCTCGGTGCCGACATCGTCGTGCACTCCGCTACAAAGTACATGGCCGGCCACCACGATGTCATTGCCGGATGCGTTAGCGGCTCGGAGGCACTCATCTCCAAAATACGGGCATGGCAGCACGACCTTGGCGGCGCTATCAGTCCG AATGCGGCTTACATGATCATACGCGGGCTTAAGACGATGGCCCTTCGTGTTGAGGCACATAACCTTACGGCACTGCAGATGGCACGCCTCCTGGAGTGCCACCCGAAGATTGAACGGGTGCACTACCCGGGGCTAGAGAGTAACCCATGGCACCAAGTCGCCAAGAGTCAGATGACCGGGTATGGCGGCGTTGTCAGCTTCGAGGTCAAATCAGACCTCTGCGGCACCATGAGGTTCGTCGATGCACTGGAAATCCCCTTGATCGCAACATCGCTTGGCGGTTGCGAGAGCCTGGTGCAGCAGCCGGCAGTCATGTCATTCTGGGGAAAGAGTGATGAGGAGAAGGCCAGGAACGGGATCAAGGACAACCTGGTGAGGTTCAGTTTCGGGATCGAGAAGTTTGAGGATTTGAGGGACGACGTTCTCCAAGCATTGGAGAAGATTTAG